The Solibacillus sp. FSL R7-0668 genome includes the window CTTTGCTTGGACATCGTTTGTATGCCTCTCGAAACATCTGGATATTTTTCTGTAAAGGGTGACAGATAACAGTTCAAATAGAAGGTAGCCGCCTTCATTTCAATTTTCAAAAAGTCTTCTTTAATTTTCTCTAAATCCGTAAGAAGACAATAGGTTTCATTTTCCATCGATGCCACCTTATGTTGCAATGCTATAATTACTTGACGAATATCCTCTGTTAATATTTTATGCATCGGCGAAAAGTCACAATTTATCTTATCTATGGAGACGCACCTCCCCTTTTTTTCATCATTCTTCGTTATAAATTTACTCATTTAAAGTTTGTACCTTTGACAGTTTATTATTCCTTTTAAGTCTGAAACAATCTATATTGGCGCGTTTTTTAAAAAATAGGTTCGTATATTTTTTGTCACAAAATTTATAAATGGTTTATCAATACTTCCGCCTCTACTAGGTATTATGTGGTATACTTTTTCTAAAAAGATACATCGAAAATACATCTTATGGAGGTACGGCAATGGTTTCTATTTTCACATCAAAAAAAGAGGATATCGCATTATTTAAGCAAAAAATTGATGATTTAAATGCCCAATTGGACGAAAAGGATCATGCCTTTCAAATTTTTTTGAACGACTTACATAAAGAACTGATTAGCGCGATTGAGCAGCATGATAAAGTCAATAGCCAGCACATTACATTGGGTGCAATGGTGAAGGATATTCTAGCCGAATTTAACCGTGTGGAGCAAAGTACGATTCAATCCAATGCCATTTCATTGAATGCGCTCGATAAAGGCAGCAATCTTATCGATGTATCGAAAGTCATGGTCGATGTCTCACAAAAAAGTCGAGAGGCGGTGGCTGATGTCAAAACGATCATTGATGAATTGGGCCAGGAATCGAAAAAGAATGCGCATAATATGGACGAATTAAGCACGCGCTCAAAGGAAATCGAGGATATCGTTACGGTCATTAGTACTATTTCAAACCAAACAAACTTGCTAGCGCTAAATGCGTCGATTGAGGCTGCACGCGCTGGGGAGCATGGCAAGGGCTTTGCGGTTGTGGCAGAAGAGGTGCGAAAATTAGCGGAAAGCACGAAGCAAAGTGCGGAGAATATCGTGAGCCTGACAAAGGACACGCAGCTCCAAATTGCCAAAGTCTCTGACAATACCAATCGCAATATGCAGATTGTGGAGCAAGGCATGCAGACAACCTCTGAAACGTCTGATAAAATCGAGCAGTTACTTTCGATGATTGACAATGTACAAGGCGAAATCCAAGCATTGCTCAATTTAATTGCTAATCAAAAAACATCCAATGAGGACGTGCTCAATAATTTCAAGCGCTCTACCGCAATTTTTGACGAAACAAACACCATCCTTACACAACATATCGAGGAATCTGATGTCGTAACGGTCAAGCTTTTAGATGCAGTGGATAAGGTGAAGAAGTTTACATTAGCATAAATTATAAAGGGGTGTCTGAGAATTTATGAGACACCCCCATCCTTCATGCTACGAACGGTTATTCATTTTCTTTAAAAGCTCAATAATCTCCTCATTTTGCTTTTGAATAGTTTGTAGTGTTTCCTCAACATTTTGCGTGCTTCTTTGCTGTTGGCTACTGCGTTTGATCATATTTTTTATAAAGAGAAAAAATGAGATAAATAGCAGGACCCACAATGCCAATACTACGAAAGTAGCAATGATATCACCGAGATTTACTTGTGTCATTATTGTCCCCTCCTGCCTCTTTTTGAACATATTCCATTACGATATTAATATAATTATGTAACTGTTCCCCGCTATTCACCAAAAGAAAATCGTTCGGTGCTAGTTTTTTACTTTGGGTAAGAGTTGCTTGAAAAACCTCGGTTGATTTCACCTCTGCAATTTGACTTAATCGCTTTTGACGACTTTTCAAACGACGATTGATTTCGGAAAAATCAGCAAGATAACATTCGATATATTTATAATTCGCTCCGTATTTGCGAGAAATTTCCGTGCCTCTTACAATAATCTCCTCGTATAAACAGGGACTATCTAAAATAACACTTTTCCCTTGGGCTAAATAAAAATCCACTAATGCAAAATCAACGTTATACGCTATTTTTCCAGTAGCCCTTTCGTCGATTGCCCCTTCCTTAGCCGACTGCAATAAGGCTGTTTTCGTAACGTCATGATCGACAATCACACAGTCTGTTCGTTTGGCAATTTCGAATGCGAGTGTAGATTTCCCCGAACCAGGAAAACCAGACATTTGAATAAAAAACATCGTGCTGCTCCTTTACATAGCTATTTCTAAATAATAATTCAATCTCGCCTACAGCAAATCACTCGGCACGGGCTGTTCGTCTTTCTTCTGAAGCTCCAGCTCGATATATTCCCGTCGCCACAAAAAGCCACAGAAATAGAGATAGAAAAGAAAATAAATGCCGAACCAAATAAGAAGATAGTCTTCCACATCATTGACATTCAAATGGATGCCTACCGAAATAAAGAGCAGTGTCAGGATATGCATGCCGATAAATAGCTTGGGGAAAATCGATTTTTTGGTTTGTACAAGTTCTTTTGACACGCTGAAAATGCAGGCTAAAAAAACAATATAAAGTAATCCCATTACACTCATCACTAGCTGCATCCATAACGAGGTCGGCTCAACTATTGACAGCCCCAGCGCTTTTGGCTGAAACATTTCGAAAAATGCATTCACCGTCAACAGCACCGCGCAATACATCCCCATTGTCGCGTACGGAACTTGCACCTTTGAAAATGCAAAAACCGCAATCAAAAACCCAATAACATCCGGAATGATATCGATGCCGTTTAAATCAATATCAACGAACTGAAACACCATGCCAATTAAAATACGTCCGTGAAAATTCATCGTGCCCCACGCTCCTTCACGATTTCCTCTACCCACTCCGCACTTGGAGGACTATTCAAACTATCGGTGTACGTTAACACCACTTCTTGATTATGTTGATCTAAGCCGACCAATTCAATTGTAAATTGATCCATTTGAAAGCGTGCCATGCCATTTGTTGTCGCAATATAAATCGTATCTTTTCTTTGTAATTCAATCGGTTTGGTTAAAGGTAGTGGCACTTCCTTGTTATTAATTTGGAAGTTTGTCAGTTCAACTCGATCGTCTACTACCCTTACATCTGTTAACGTCAACGCTTGACTTAGCCGATAGCGTGCATCCGTGCCATCTAAACCAGTAGAGCCCCTAATAAACTCAAGATAATCATAATACGTTGATTTGTGATAGGTTAGTGTCACTTGCTCTGAATGCCCATCTGTAAAAGTAACATTGGCCTCTGTTGCGTCCGCTAAATGATTGGCTACTTCTTCCGATTGTAGCCCAATAACAGATGCAACAATCGTATAATACGCATACTTGGCATAGCTTAGATCTTGAATGGGCTGCATTGAAAGTTGCTGCCCAAACCAATCAAAATTTCTCGGATAATACTGCACCCCGTCAATTTCAAGTGATTGCAGCTCACTCGGACGCATCGAATTCGTAATATATGAGATATTTATTTGATTTAAATCGCCATTCACTACACTTGCAATGATAATCGGCTTCTTCAGCATTTTTGATTCATAATATACAATACTCGCCATTTGAAACAATCCTACAACAGCGAGAATTATCAGTAATTTTTTCACCCTACTCCCCCCAGTCTGAATTGGAATTATTCAGCATTAAACAAAGCCCTTAGTGAAAATTATATTCTTATTTCACAAAAATTCAAAATAATTACAAATCATTGTATACCAAAATTTGGTTTTTCGCATTCCTTCCCACTGCACCTACCACAATAATTGTAAACAAATTTCCAATATTACCGATACTATTTTTAGATAGTAGTGAAAGGATGATTCCATTGATTCAGCAAATTGGCAGTAACCAACAAGCAATACACGCGGCAACAAAGCAACCCCAGCAAGCGACAACGACTTCTTTTGAACAGGTACTCACTACGAAAATCGAACAGGCGCAATTAGATGAAACGATTTATAGCGAACTAGCGAATGATTATGACATCCGCAATGCGACATTTGATGAAGTAAAAAAAATCGCCAACAAATTATATGATGCGGGTGCCATCAAGGTGAAGGATTTAATGACAT containing:
- a CDS encoding methyl-accepting chemotaxis protein, which gives rise to MVSIFTSKKEDIALFKQKIDDLNAQLDEKDHAFQIFLNDLHKELISAIEQHDKVNSQHITLGAMVKDILAEFNRVEQSTIQSNAISLNALDKGSNLIDVSKVMVDVSQKSREAVADVKTIIDELGQESKKNAHNMDELSTRSKEIEDIVTVISTISNQTNLLALNASIEAARAGEHGKGFAVVAEEVRKLAESTKQSAENIVSLTKDTQLQIAKVSDNTNRNMQIVEQGMQTTSETSDKIEQLLSMIDNVQGEIQALLNLIANQKTSNEDVLNNFKRSTAIFDETNTILTQHIEESDVVTVKLLDAVDKVKKFTLA
- a CDS encoding DUF4083 family protein, with amino-acid sequence MTQVNLGDIIATFVVLALWVLLFISFFLFIKNMIKRSSQQQRSTQNVEETLQTIQKQNEEIIELLKKMNNRS
- a CDS encoding AAA family ATPase, whose product is MFFIQMSGFPGSGKSTLAFEIAKRTDCVIVDHDVTKTALLQSAKEGAIDERATGKIAYNVDFALVDFYLAQGKSVILDSPCLYEEIIVRGTEISRKYGANYKYIECYLADFSEINRRLKSRQKRLSQIAEVKSTEVFQATLTQSKKLAPNDFLLVNSGEQLHNYINIVMEYVQKEAGGDNNDTSKSR